CGACCACGGGCGCCGGGTGTTCCTGGACTGCGAGCACTTCTTCGACGGCTACCGCGCCGACAACGACTACGGCCTGCGGGTGGCCGAGGCGGCGGTCGGCGCCGGGGCCGACGTGGTCGTGCTGTGCGACACCAACGGCGGCATGCTGCCCGTCGGGATCCACGAGATCGTCGGCGCGGTGCGGGAGCGCGGCGGGTTCCGGGTGGGCATCCACTGCCAGGACGACACCGGTTGCGCGGTGGCCAACACCGTCGCCGCGGTGCAGGCCGGCGCCACCCACGTGCAGTGCACGGCCAACGGCTACGGCGAGCGGGCGGGCAACGCCGACCTCTTCGCGGTCCTCGGCAACCTGGTCACCAAGCTGGGCCTGCCGGTGCTGCCGGACGGCCGGCTCACCGAGATGGTCCGGGTGTCGCACGCGCTGGCCGAGCTGGCGAACATCGCGCCGGACACCCACCAGGCCTATGTCGGGGCGTCGGCGTTCTCGCACAAGGCGGGTCTGCACGCGTCCGCGATCAAGGTCGATCCCGAGCTGTACAACCACCTCGACCCGGAGGAGGTGGGCAACGACATGCACATCCTGATCACCGAGATGGCCGGCCGCGCCTCCGTCGAGCTCAAGGCCGCAGAGCTGGGGGTCGACCTGGCCGGCCGCACCGACGTGGTGGCCGCCGTCGTCGACACGGTGAAGCAGCGCGAGGCCCAGGGCTGGTCGTACGAGGCGGCCGACGCCTCCTTCGAGCTGCTGCTGCGCGAGGAGCTGGCCAAGGCCGACGGCGCCCCGGCGGCGGCCCGGTTCGAGCTGGAGTCCTATCGCGTCATCGTCGAGCACAACGCGCTGTCCACCGGTCAGCAGGTGACCAGCGAGGCGACCGTCAAGGTGCACGTCGGCGGCCGCCGGGTGATCGCCACCGCAGAGGGCAACGGACCGGTCAACGCGCTGGACTCCGCGCTGCGACAGGCGCTGGCCGACGAACTGCCCGAGCTCGACGGGGTGGAGCTGGTCGACTACAAGGTGCGGATCCTGGCCGGCCACGCCGGCACCGACTCGGTGACCCGCGTGCTGGTCACCTCCGCCTCGACCACCGACCCGGCCGTGGCCGACTGGACCACCGTCGGCGTGCACACCAACGTGGTCGAGGCCTCCTGGGCGGCGCTGGTCGACTCGCTGGTGCACGCCCTCGGCTCCCGCTGAGCAGAACACCTGCGGCCGCGCCCGGCGACGGGCGTCGCCCGGACGGTGAACAATGGTCTGCGGCCCGCGCGCGGCCCGGCGCCGCGGCGTCGGAGCCGGTCGGGTCGCGACACGGACATCAGCGCACGAGAGCACGAGGAGAACCGGCATGCGGCTTGCCCGGATCGCCCACCCCGAGGGCGTCGCCTTCGTCACCATCGAAGCCGGCGAGGGCGGTGACGGCGCCTCCGACATCGCACGGGAGATCGCCGACCACCCCTTCGGCACCCCGACCTACACCGGCCGGTCCTGGCCGATCGCCGACACCCGGCTGCTGGCGCCGATCCTGCCGTCGAAGGTGGTCGCGGTCGGCCGCAACTACGCCGACCACGCCCGCGAACTCGGGCACGAGCTGCCGACCGAGCCATTGATCTTCCTCAAGCCCAGCACCACGGTGATCGGGCCGTTCGCCTCGATCCTGCTGCCGCCGGACTCGCAGCAGGTGGACTTCGAGGGCGAGCTCGCGGTTGTCATCGGCCGGCCGTGCCGCGACGTCGCCGCGGAGAACGCGTCGTCGGTGATCCTGGGCTACACCATCGCCAACGACGTGACCGCCCGCGACCTGCAGCGTTCCGACGTCCAGTTCACCCGGGCCAAGTCCTTCGACACCTTCTGCCCGCTCGGGCCGTGGATCGAGACCGACCTGGACCCGGGTGACGTGACGATCCGCACCGAGGTCGACGGCGAGGTCAAGCAGGACGGCCACACGGCCGAGATGGTGTTCACCGTCTCGGAACTCGTCGAGTTCGTGACCCGGGTGATGACCCTGCTGCCCGGCGACGTGATCCTCACCGGGACGCCGGCCGGGGTCGGTCCGATGGCGGTCGGGCAGATGGTCAGCGTGACCGTGGAGGGACTGGGAACGCTCAGCAATCCGGTCGCCGCCCGCTGACGTCGCCGGGAAGCGGCGGCCGCCGCCACCCGTCTGCCTACACTGGCCGCGGGGCGAATCGGTGAACGAAGGGCGGTGACCGTGTCCGACATGTCGGTCGGTGGTCTGTACGCGCCCAGCCTGGTCGAGGTCGCGACCCGCCGGCTCCGCGAGGAGATCCTCTCCGGGCACCTGGAGCCGGGGGAGCGGCTGATCGAGGAGCAGATCCGCCGTCGCTTCGAGATCAGCCGGGCCCCGCTGCGCGAAGCGCTGCGGCTGCTGGCCCAGCAGGGGCTGATCGACCACCTGCCGCGGCGCGGAGCCCGGGTCGCCGAGTGGTCCGAGACCGACATCCGCCAGCTGTTCGAGATCCGGGACGTGCTGGAACGTTTCGCGATCGAGTCGGCGTTCCCGCTGCACCCGGAGGTGGCCGCACCGCGGCTCGCCGTGTGCGAGCAGGCCCTGCAGGAGATGCGGCGGGCCGACCGCAGCGGGGACGAACTGGCCAAGGACGACGCCCACCGGAGCTTCCACGCCGCCCTCGTCGGCCTGGCCGGCAACCGGCAGCTGGACCTGGCGATCGAACCGGTGCTGCTCAAGCTGCAGCGGCCGATGGCGGTGAACCTGCGGACCGAGGCCGCCCTGCTCGGGTCGGAGGCGGGACTGCGCCGGCACCAGGACCTGTTGGAGGCGGCCGTTTCCAACGACGCCGGCGTGCTGCTGCGCACCCTCGCCGAGCACGGCAGTCGCCGCTACCTCGTCGCTGCCGTCGCCGACCAGGACTGAACCGACCGGGCGACCGGGACCGACCCGGACCGAACCGGGCAGCGCACGAGGGACCTGCGCGCTGTCCGGTTCCGCTCACACATTCGTAACACCGGAGCAGATCACCTGTCACATGGATTGTCGACAATCGACCAATGCTCGACGAGGACCTCTCCGACATCCCGATGACCGTCGCCGGTCTGCTGGCGGCGTACCGCTCCGGGGCGACCACGCCGGCCGCGGTGATCGCCCGGGTGCTGGAGAAGATCCGGGAACGCGGTGACGACGGGGTCTGGATCACCGTGGCCGACCGCGCGATGCTGGACGCCCGGCTCCGCGAGGTGGCCGATCTGCCAAGGGATCTCCCGCTGTGGGGGATTCCGTTCGGGGTGAAGGACAGTCTCGACGTCCGGGGCTGGCCGACCACCCTGGCCTGCCCGGGTTGGTCGCGGGTGGCGACGGACACCGCTCCGGCGGTGCAGGCGTTGCTGGACGCGGGCGCGGTGATGATCGGCAAGAACAACCTCGACCAGTTCGCCACCGGGCTGAACGGCACCCGCAGCCCGTACGGCATCCCGCGGAGCGTCTTCGACGACGAGATGATCTCCGGCGGCTCGAGTTCCGGCTCCGCGGTCGCCGTCGCGCTCGGCGAGGTGCCGTTCGCCGTCGCCACCGATACCGCGGGATCCGGGCGGGTCCCGCCGGCGCTCAACGGGATCCCCGGGTTCAAGCCGTCCCGCGGCCTGATCAGCACCGTCGGGCTGGTCCCGGCCTGCCGGTCGCTGGACTGCGTCAGCCTGATCGCCGGCACGGTCGACGACCTGGCGACGGTGTTCGACGTGGTGTCCGGCGTCGACGAGCGGGATGCCTGGAGCCGGCCCCGTCGCCGGACGACCATGCCGGCGCCGGAGGCCCGGATCGGTCTGCCGGAGGCCGACGAGCTGGACTTCTTCGGCGACGATGCCGTGCGGCAGGCACATCTCGCCGCCCGGGATGCGATCGCCGGGGCCTTCCCTGAGCGGCGTCAGGTGCCGCTGGCGCCGTTCCTGGCCGCGGGGGAGTTGCTGTACCAGGGACCCTGGGTGGCCGAGAGGTACCTGGAGTTCGGCGATTTCATGGCCGGGCACCCGGACGCGGTGCACCCGGTGGTCGCCGGGATCATCGCCTCCGGCGCGCAGTACACCGCGGTCGACGTGTTCCGGGCGCAGTACCGGATGGCGGAGCTGCGGGCCGAGGTGGGCCGGATCTTCGAGGAGGTCGACGTCCTGGTACTGCCCACCATCGGCACCACCTTCACCGTCGCCCAGGTACTGGCGGATCCCGTCGCCACCAACACCACGCTCGGCCACTACACGCACTTCGGCAACCTGCTCGACCTGTGCGCGCTGACCGTGCCGACCGGCGTCACCGCCGACGGCCGGCCATCGGCGGCGATGATCCTGGGCCCGGCACTGTCCGACGACCTGGTGCTCCGGGTCGGCGCTGCGGTTGCGGCGTTGCCGCACGCCCTCGCACCTGTCCACTGACCCGGCAGTCCCACCGTTCCACCAGTTCCTCCGGTCCGCCTCCCGCCCGTCCCGGTCGGGTGTGCGGCGAGAACCACCACCAGCGCGTCGATCCGCAGTACCGGCACTCCCTCTCGTCCCCGTCCCAAGGAGTGAGCTCATGACCCCTGAGTCCGTCCCGGACCCGGCCGCCGTTGTCGAGGTCGACGCGGTCCCCGGTCCCTTCGCGCTGCCCGTCGGCGAGGTCGCCCTCGTCGTCATCGACATGCAGCGGGACTTCCTGCTGCCCGGCGGTTTCGGCGAGACCCTCGGCAACGACGTCGGTCAGCTCGCCGCGGTGGTCCCGCCGCTGCAGCGGGTCATCGCCGCGGCCCGCGCCGCCGGCATGCTGGTCATCCACACCAGGGAGGGGCACCGCCCGGACCTGTCGGACCTGCCGCCGGCCAAGCTCCGTCGCGGCAAGCCGTCGATGCGGATCGGTGACCCCGGACCGTACGGGCGCATCCTGATCCGCGGCGAGTACGGCCACGACATCGTCGACGACCTCGCCCCGATCGAGGGCGAGATCGTGCTCGACAAGCCGGGCAAAGGTGCCTTCTACGCCACCGATCTCGCCGAGATCCTGCAGGGGCACGGCATCACCAGGCTGATCGTCACCGGCGTCACCACCGAGGTGTGCGTGCACACCACCGTCCGCGAGGCCAACGACCGTGGCTACGACTGCCTGGTGCTGTCCGACTGCGTCGGCTCGTACTTCCCGGAGTTCCAGCGGGTCGGCCTGCAGATGATCGCCGCCCAGGGCGGGATCTTCGGCTGGGTGGCCGATTCCGCGGCCCTGCTCGAGCACCTGCCCGCCCCGGCCGCTGCCGCCGGCGCGGTCTGACCAGGAAAGGAGAACAGTCATGACCAGCACCACCTCCGGACCCACCCTGCGGCTGCCCTGGTGGAGCGGCGGCGAGACCAACGCCTTCTTCGGCCTGGCCTTCAACATCCTGGTGAACGTGCTCACGCTGACCACGTTGATGATCTTCGTGGTGAACGTCCCGGCCGGTGACGTGCTCGGTACGGTCCTGCCTGCGCTCGGGATCGCCCTGGTGGCCGGCAATCTCTACTACACGCTGCTGGCCCGGCGACTGGCGCGCAAGGAGAACCGGACCGACGTCGCGGCGCTGCCCTACGGGCCCAGCGTGCCGCACATGTTCATCGTCGTGTTCGTGATCATGCTGCCGATCTACCTGCGGACCGGAGATCCGTTGCAGGCCTGGGAGGCCGGGCTCGCCTGGGCCTTCGTCATCGGGGTGATCGTGCTGCTCGGCGCGTTCGTCGGGCCGTTCCTGCGCAGGATCACCCCGCGCGCCGCACTGCTGGGCACGCTGGCCGGCATCTCGATCACCTTCATCTCCATGCGGCCGGCCGCCCAGATCTGGGAGGCCGCCTGGATCGGCCTGCCGGTCCTCGGCATCATCCTGGTCGGCTTCTTCACCGGGTTGAAGCTGCCGGGCAACATCCCGATCGGCCTGGCCGCGCTGCTGGTCGGCACCGCCATCGGCTGGATCGGCGGATACATGTCGGCGCCGGACGTCTCGGCCGCCGTCCGGGACATCGCCGTCGCAGTGCCGACCCTCAACATCGACATGCTGTTCCAGGGACTCTCGGATCTCGGACCACTGCTGGCCACCGCGATCCCGCTCGGCGTCTACAACTTCCTCGAGGCGATGAGCAACGTGGAGAGCGCGGCCGCGGCAGGGGACAGCTACAACCTGCGCAGCGTCCTGCTCGCCGACGGCACCGGCGCCATCATCGGATCCGCGCTGGGGTCGCCGTTCCCGCCGGCCGTCTACATCGGTCATCCCGGCTGGAAGGAGGCCGGCGGCCGCGCCAGCTACTCGCTGGCCAGCGGCGTGGTGGTGGCGGTGCTCTGCTTCCTGGGGCTGTTCGGGTTGCTCGCCGCGGTACTTCCGCTGCCCGCGATCGTGCCGATCCTGCTGTACATCGGCCTGCTGATCGGCGCGCAGGCGTTCCAGTCGGTCCCGCGGCTGCACGCCGCGGCGGTGGTGGCCGCGCTGATCCCCAACCTCGCGGCGTGGGGGGCCGGGCTGATCGACAATGCGCTCTCCGCAGCCGGAACCACGGCCGCGGAGGTGGGGGAGGAGTCGCTGGCCGGGGCCGGCCTCGTCTACCACGGGCTGCGCGTACTCGGTCAGGGGGCGACGCTGGCCGGCATGGTGCTCGGCGCCATCGTCACCTTCATCCTCGACCGCAAGCTCTTCCTCGCCGCGATCGGTGCCGGGGTGGGGGCGGTGCTGACCTTCATCGGACTGCTGCACGCCGAGGAGGTGAAGTGGGCGGCGGCACCGGGGATCGCCCTCGGTTACGTGCTGCTCGCGGTGGTGCTCGCGCTGATCGGGCTGAGCCGCCGCGGCGAGACCGGTGGCGATCCGGCCGACGAACTCGTCGATCCGGTCGCCCACGAGGGCGAGGACGTCCCGGTCGAGGCCCAGGAGGCCGCGCCGGCCCCCGCCGCGTCGACCCGCATCGTCAAGGGCGAACCCACCACCGCCTGATCCGGCACCGCAGACCAGGGCGTGCGAGTCACGCCCTCCCTCCGCTCCGTCCGACCCGCCCCCGACCGGGTCGGACGGAGTGGTTGCCCCGGAGTGGTTGCGAGGCGGGCTGGCGCGTGAGCGACCGAGGTACGAGGGAGTGACGCGGCAGCTGAAGCCGCCGAGCAGGCCACGACATCAGGCACTGCGGCACCTAAAGCCGCCGAGCAGGCCACGACCATCAAGCACAGCCGGACTAGGCTGACCAGGCCATGACCGAGACGCCTGCTCCCGCCGCCACTGCCCCAGCCGCTCTGACCCCGACGGCCGCGGGCCGCCCGGTCCGCGCCCGCTTCTGCCCGTCGCCCACCGGCACCCCGCACGTCGGGCTGGCCCGGACCGCGCTGTTCAACTGGGCGTTCGCCCGGCACCACGGCGGGACCCTGGTGTTCCGGATCGAGGACACCGACGCCGCGCGGGATTCCGAGGAGTCATACCAGGCGATCGTCGAGGCGATGCAGTGGCTCGGCCTGGACTGGGACGAGGGCCCGATCGTCGGCGGGCCGCACGAGCCGTACCGGCAGAGCGAGCGGCGGGAGATCTACCGGGACGTCGCCGCCCGGCTGCTCGCGGCCGGTCATCTGTACGAGTCCTGGTCCACCACCGACGATGTCACCGCCCGCCACCTGGCCGCCGGCCGGGACCCGAAGCTCGGTTACGACAACTTCGACCGGGTGCCGGACGCGAAGCTGGTCGCCGCCGCGCGGGAGGCCGGCCGGGCCCCGGTGCTGCGGCTGCGGATGCCGGACGCCGACATCTCGTTCACCGACCTGGTGCGCGGACCCATCACCTTCCCGGCCGGGTCCGTCCCGGACCCGGTGCTGGTGCGTGGCAACGGAGAACCGCTGTACACCTTGGTGAACCCGGTCGACGACGCGCTGATGGGCATCACCCACGTGCTGCGCGGCGAGGACCTGCTGCCCTCCACCCCGCGGCAGATCGCCCTGTACGCCGCGCTGACCGACATCGGCGTCGCGCGGTACACACCGGAGTTCGGGCACATGCCCTTCGTCACCGGTGAGGGCAACCGCAAGCTGTCCAAGCGGGATCCGCAGTCCGACCTCTTCCAGTACCGGCGCGACGGGTTCCTCCCGGAGGGGATGGTCAACTACCTGGCGCTGCTCGGCTGGTCGCTCGCCGACGACCGCGACATCTTCGGCACCGACGAGCTCGTCGCCGCTTTCGACGGGCACCGCATCTCCGGGAACCCGGCGCGGTTCGACCGCAAGAAGGCGGAGGCGATCAACGCCAGCCACGTCCGGCTGCTCGACGCCGACGAGTTCGCGGTCCGGCTCACCGAGTTCATCGAGACCCGGGACGGCGCACGGCTCTCCGATGCCCACCAGGGGCTCGTCGTCGCGGCGGCGCCGCTCGTGCAGGAGCGGTGCGTGCTGCTGTCGGACGCGGCGCTGATGCTGGACTTCCTGCTCACGACCGACTTCCGGGTGGACGAGGCGGCCGCGGCGAAGAACCTGGGGGAGGCCGCACAGCCGGTGCTGGCCGCCGCGATCGGCGCCCTCGAGGCGCTGCCGGAGTTCACCGCCGCCCCGATCGAGGAGGCGCTCAAGGCCGCGCTGATCGACGGACTCGGTCTCAAGCCGCGGGTCGCGTTCGCCGCGGTGCGGGTGGCGACGACCGGACGCACGATCTCGCCGCCGCTGTACGAGTCGCTGGAGCTGCTCGGCCGGGAGACCTCCCTGCAGCGCCTGCGCGCCGCGCTGACCGGTGCCTGAGCCGCGCGCGGCGGCCGGGACGGTGCTGCCGGTCGAGGCCGTGCTGTTCGACATCGACGACACCCTGGTCGACTTCCACGGCGCCGCCATGTCGGCGCTGGCCGAGGCGACGGCGGTGATCCGCGGGCAGCTGGAGGTCGATGCGGGACGGTTGGTCGAGCTCTGGGAATCGCTCAACGACCGGGAGTACGGCCGGTTCCTCTCCGGCGAACTGGACTTCGACGCCATGCGGAACGCCCGGATGCAGGCCCTGCTCGGCGAACTCGACCCGGAGCGGGTCACGGCGTGGGACCACCGCCTCGTCGAGGAGCAGCGCAACTCCTCGATCTTCGGCTTCTACACACTGTTCCCCGACGTGCGGCCGTGCCTGGACCGGTTGCGGGAACAGGGCATCGCGGTCGGCATCATCAGCAACAGCGACGGCGACTACCAGCGCCGGAAGCTGCGCACGGTGGGGCTGCACGAGTTCGTCGACACCGCCGTCTGCTCCGGTGATGTCGGGGTCTCGAAGCCGGATCCGGCCATCTTCACCCTGGCCGTCGAGCAGCTCGGGGTGCACCCGGCGCACGCGGTCTACGTCGGCGACCGGTGGTTCACCGACACCGTCGGTGCGCTGCGGGCCGGCCTCGGCGGAGTCTGGCTGAACCGGGAACGGCGACCCCGGCCGGAGGTGCCGACGGCGGCCGAGGACGTGTGCGGCCCGGACGACGGGTCCGATCCGACCCTCGGCCGGCTGTTCGCGGAGATCGGCTCGCTCGACGACCTCCGGGTGGTCCCGCGGTCGGCCCGGACCGGCGGGGCGGCGGCGGGCGACGCGGCCCGCTGAGACCGCGGGACGGCACCCGGAGCCGCGGCCTGCGGATTTCTGTTGCGGTGCGGTTGCCTGTACGATCGTTCCTCGGTGCTGCCGCCGGGAACGGACCGGCAGAGACCTTGGGGTATGGTGTAATTGGCAACACTATGGATTCTGATTCCATCATTCTAGGTTCGAGTCCTAGTACCCCAGCGATGCGAGTGGTCAAGCGGCCGCCCGCCATCGGGTAGAGTGTTCGAGGCTCCTCAGGGAGCAGCAACACCAGGGACGGCCTTCACCGGCGGTCCCGATCTCCTAGGGCCCCGTCGTCTAGCGGCCTAGGACGCCGCCCTCTCACGGCGGTAGCGAGGGTTCGAATCCCTTCGGGGCTACGCGAGAAGCCCGGCATCGGACACGATGCCGGGCTTCAGTCGTCTCCGGGCCCGGAGACCGTGTCCGTGCGGGGCAGCGGCCGGCCGGGCAGCGGCCGGCCGGGCAGCGGTCAGGGTCACAGCCGGGCGGTGAGCGCCTCCGAGGCCTCGACCAGGTCGCCGGCCCAGCGCTCACCCGGCCGCCGCCCGATCCGCTCCACCGGGCCGGACACCGAGACCGCTGCGATGACCGTGCCGCCGTGATCCCGCACGGGGGCGGACACCGAGGCCACCCCGGGCTCGCGCTCGGCCACCGACTGGGCCCAGCCCCGACGGCGCACCTCGGCGAGCATCCGCTCGGTGAACCCGGCGCCGGGCAGCACTGCCCGCACGGTGGCCGGATCGGCGTAGGCCAGCAGCACCTTGGCGCCGGAGCCCGCTGTCATCGGCAGCCGGGCGCCCAGCGGCACCGTGTCCCGCAGGCCCGAGACCGGTTCGGCGGTGGCCACACAGACCCGGGAGAGGCCGTCGGCGCGGTAGAGCTGGACGCTCTCGCCCGTGCGGTCGCGCAGCCGCGGCAGCACGTCGGTGGCGGCGGTCACCAGGGGATCGGGTGCGCCGGCCGCCAGTGCGGCCAGCAGCGGCCCCGGACGCCAGCGCCCGTGGTGGTCCCGGACGAGCAGACCGTGCACCTCGAGCCCGACGGCGAGACGATGGGCGGTGGCCCGGGGCAGTCCGGTGGCCGCGCAGAGGTCGGCCAGGCCGACCGGCCCGGACGCGCTCGCACGGAGCACCTGCACCGACTTGTCGAGTACGCCGATGCCGCTAGACTGTCCCATGAAGCGATACTAGATTCCCGAAATCTGGGATGTCCAGCCGATCGGTGCAGGCCGCCGCACTGCCACGCCGCGATCCGTCGGACATCCCGGGACCGTCCGGCACCGGCTCTGCCGTCCCGACGACCGGGAGCGGTCATCGCTCCGCTCAACCACGCACGACGACACGGGAACGCACCGGAAAGGCCTGAGCAATGGGGCGCACGCTGGCGGAGAAGGTCTGGGACGCACATGTGGTGCGCCGCACGGAAGGCGAGCCGGACCTGCTCTACATCGATCTCCACCTCGTCCACGAGGTCACCAGCCCGCAGGCCTTCGA
This region of Nakamurella alba genomic DNA includes:
- the cimA gene encoding citramalate synthase produces the protein MSTPTALNPAVPDVAGAVAGRTAEKILSPLGDDFHVFDTTLRDGAQREGITYSVTDKLAVAGLLDELGVGFIEGGWPGAMPKDTEFFARAADGELDLRTAQLVAFGATRKAGIKVADDRQVRALLDSRAPVITLVAKSDPRHVERALRTTLEENLAMVADTVRYLTDHGRRVFLDCEHFFDGYRADNDYGLRVAEAAVGAGADVVVLCDTNGGMLPVGIHEIVGAVRERGGFRVGIHCQDDTGCAVANTVAAVQAGATHVQCTANGYGERAGNADLFAVLGNLVTKLGLPVLPDGRLTEMVRVSHALAELANIAPDTHQAYVGASAFSHKAGLHASAIKVDPELYNHLDPEEVGNDMHILITEMAGRASVELKAAELGVDLAGRTDVVAAVVDTVKQREAQGWSYEAADASFELLLREELAKADGAPAAARFELESYRVIVEHNALSTGQQVTSEATVKVHVGGRRVIATAEGNGPVNALDSALRQALADELPELDGVELVDYKVRILAGHAGTDSVTRVLVTSASTTDPAVADWTTVGVHTNVVEASWAALVDSLVHALGSR
- a CDS encoding fumarylacetoacetate hydrolase family protein, giving the protein MRLARIAHPEGVAFVTIEAGEGGDGASDIAREIADHPFGTPTYTGRSWPIADTRLLAPILPSKVVAVGRNYADHARELGHELPTEPLIFLKPSTTVIGPFASILLPPDSQQVDFEGELAVVIGRPCRDVAAENASSVILGYTIANDVTARDLQRSDVQFTRAKSFDTFCPLGPWIETDLDPGDVTIRTEVDGEVKQDGHTAEMVFTVSELVEFVTRVMTLLPGDVILTGTPAGVGPMAVGQMVSVTVEGLGTLSNPVAAR
- a CDS encoding GntR family transcriptional regulator — its product is MTVSDMSVGGLYAPSLVEVATRRLREEILSGHLEPGERLIEEQIRRRFEISRAPLREALRLLAQQGLIDHLPRRGARVAEWSETDIRQLFEIRDVLERFAIESAFPLHPEVAAPRLAVCEQALQEMRRADRSGDELAKDDAHRSFHAALVGLAGNRQLDLAIEPVLLKLQRPMAVNLRTEAALLGSEAGLRRHQDLLEAAVSNDAGVLLRTLAEHGSRRYLVAAVADQD
- a CDS encoding allophanate hydrolase; the protein is MLDEDLSDIPMTVAGLLAAYRSGATTPAAVIARVLEKIRERGDDGVWITVADRAMLDARLREVADLPRDLPLWGIPFGVKDSLDVRGWPTTLACPGWSRVATDTAPAVQALLDAGAVMIGKNNLDQFATGLNGTRSPYGIPRSVFDDEMISGGSSSGSAVAVALGEVPFAVATDTAGSGRVPPALNGIPGFKPSRGLISTVGLVPACRSLDCVSLIAGTVDDLATVFDVVSGVDERDAWSRPRRRTTMPAPEARIGLPEADELDFFGDDAVRQAHLAARDAIAGAFPERRQVPLAPFLAAGELLYQGPWVAERYLEFGDFMAGHPDAVHPVVAGIIASGAQYTAVDVFRAQYRMAELRAEVGRIFEEVDVLVLPTIGTTFTVAQVLADPVATNTTLGHYTHFGNLLDLCALTVPTGVTADGRPSAAMILGPALSDDLVLRVGAAVAALPHALAPVH
- a CDS encoding cysteine hydrolase family protein, whose amino-acid sequence is MTPESVPDPAAVVEVDAVPGPFALPVGEVALVVIDMQRDFLLPGGFGETLGNDVGQLAAVVPPLQRVIAAARAAGMLVIHTREGHRPDLSDLPPAKLRRGKPSMRIGDPGPYGRILIRGEYGHDIVDDLAPIEGEIVLDKPGKGAFYATDLAEILQGHGITRLIVTGVTTEVCVHTTVREANDRGYDCLVLSDCVGSYFPEFQRVGLQMIAAQGGIFGWVADSAALLEHLPAPAAAAGAV
- a CDS encoding regulator produces the protein MTSTTSGPTLRLPWWSGGETNAFFGLAFNILVNVLTLTTLMIFVVNVPAGDVLGTVLPALGIALVAGNLYYTLLARRLARKENRTDVAALPYGPSVPHMFIVVFVIMLPIYLRTGDPLQAWEAGLAWAFVIGVIVLLGAFVGPFLRRITPRAALLGTLAGISITFISMRPAAQIWEAAWIGLPVLGIILVGFFTGLKLPGNIPIGLAALLVGTAIGWIGGYMSAPDVSAAVRDIAVAVPTLNIDMLFQGLSDLGPLLATAIPLGVYNFLEAMSNVESAAAAGDSYNLRSVLLADGTGAIIGSALGSPFPPAVYIGHPGWKEAGGRASYSLASGVVVAVLCFLGLFGLLAAVLPLPAIVPILLYIGLLIGAQAFQSVPRLHAAAVVAALIPNLAAWGAGLIDNALSAAGTTAAEVGEESLAGAGLVYHGLRVLGQGATLAGMVLGAIVTFILDRKLFLAAIGAGVGAVLTFIGLLHAEEVKWAAAPGIALGYVLLAVVLALIGLSRRGETGGDPADELVDPVAHEGEDVPVEAQEAAPAPAASTRIVKGEPTTA
- the gltX gene encoding glutamate--tRNA ligase, whose translation is MTETPAPAATAPAALTPTAAGRPVRARFCPSPTGTPHVGLARTALFNWAFARHHGGTLVFRIEDTDAARDSEESYQAIVEAMQWLGLDWDEGPIVGGPHEPYRQSERREIYRDVAARLLAAGHLYESWSTTDDVTARHLAAGRDPKLGYDNFDRVPDAKLVAAAREAGRAPVLRLRMPDADISFTDLVRGPITFPAGSVPDPVLVRGNGEPLYTLVNPVDDALMGITHVLRGEDLLPSTPRQIALYAALTDIGVARYTPEFGHMPFVTGEGNRKLSKRDPQSDLFQYRRDGFLPEGMVNYLALLGWSLADDRDIFGTDELVAAFDGHRISGNPARFDRKKAEAINASHVRLLDADEFAVRLTEFIETRDGARLSDAHQGLVVAAAPLVQERCVLLSDAALMLDFLLTTDFRVDEAAAAKNLGEAAQPVLAAAIGALEALPEFTAAPIEEALKAALIDGLGLKPRVAFAAVRVATTGRTISPPLYESLELLGRETSLQRLRAALTGA
- a CDS encoding HAD family hydrolase, with amino-acid sequence MPEPRAAAGTVLPVEAVLFDIDDTLVDFHGAAMSALAEATAVIRGQLEVDAGRLVELWESLNDREYGRFLSGELDFDAMRNARMQALLGELDPERVTAWDHRLVEEQRNSSIFGFYTLFPDVRPCLDRLREQGIAVGIISNSDGDYQRRKLRTVGLHEFVDTAVCSGDVGVSKPDPAIFTLAVEQLGVHPAHAVYVGDRWFTDTVGALRAGLGGVWLNRERRPRPEVPTAAEDVCGPDDGSDPTLGRLFAEIGSLDDLRVVPRSARTGGAAAGDAAR
- a CDS encoding IclR family transcriptional regulator, which codes for MGQSSGIGVLDKSVQVLRASASGPVGLADLCAATGLPRATAHRLAVGLEVHGLLVRDHHGRWRPGPLLAALAAGAPDPLVTAATDVLPRLRDRTGESVQLYRADGLSRVCVATAEPVSGLRDTVPLGARLPMTAGSGAKVLLAYADPATVRAVLPGAGFTERMLAEVRRRGWAQSVAEREPGVASVSAPVRDHGGTVIAAVSVSGPVERIGRRPGERWAGDLVEASEALTARL